Part of the Tetragenococcus koreensis genome, TATCATTGGAAATCGTCGAACGAGAAACAAATAATTCCTCCGCTAAGTCATCAACAAACACTTGGCTACGTTCAAAAAACAAACGGTTCAAAATAAAATATTGTCGGTCTTCTAATTCATGAATCGTTGAAATATCAGGATTAAAAGAAGCTTCTTTGACCTCTTTTTGGTAAAAAATATAGAACTTATCATCCTCTGTAATCCATAAACGGTAACCTTGCCCTTGTTTTGCTTCAATCATAGCGCCATATTTTTCGATCCGATCTGCTGCTTGGTGTAGATATTTGCGCGCTGTCCGATCAGAAGTATAAAGCCTAGAAGCTAATTCTTGGCTAGTTGTATAGGTATGTTGATTTTCATATAGAATTTTAATAATTGATCGTTCTTTGGCGTTCAACATGTTTGTTCCCACTCTTTAAATATTTTCTTCAACGACGCCTGCTAGTTTTTTGATCCCCATTGGAATAGGAACATAAGCTTGTGGCGGAATATTGACAATGGGTTTATTGACTTTATCTGCAGCCTTTTTCAAATTATCGAAATACATTTTTGTTTGAGGACTGACCAAATAAAGATCATATTTATCTTTTTCAATTGTTGTCGCACCTTGTGTAGCTGAAGTCGCATCTAACTCAATCTCTTTGCCTTGTTCAGTAAACAATTCAGTCGTTCTTTTAGCAATAACTGAGGAGGACATCCCTCCTGCACAGATAATTAACGCTTTTTTCATTATTTTTCACCCTTTTTATTTTTTATTTGTAGGATAAATCTTCACCATTTGTAGCAATGACTTGTTTATACCAATCAAAAGACTTTTTCTTTTTCCGTTCAAGCGTACCGTTGCCTTCATTGTCTTTATCTACGTAAATAAATCCATATCTTTTTTTCATTTCTCCGGTACCAGCAGAAACTAAATCAATACATCCCCAAGGGGTATACCCCATAAGCTCAATACCATCTTCATCGACTGCCCGGATCATTTGCTCAATATGTTTTGCTAAATAGTCAATACGGTAGTCATCAATAATTGAGCCATCTTCTTCAAACTCATCTTCTGCCCCAAATCCGTTTTCCACAATGAAAAGTGGTAAGTGATAATGATCTTGTAACCAATTTAACGAGTAGCGCAAACCTTCTGGATCAATTTGCCAACCCCAATCAGAAGCTTCAACATATTCATTACGAACAATGTCACTTTCTTCGCGATAATCAAACTGCGGATTGTCGTTTTTATATTCAATTGCTAAAGACATATAATAACTAAGGCCTATATAATCGACTGTTCCTTGCTGTAATTCTTGCAAATCCTCTTTTGTAACATCTAATGCAAAATTTTTGCGATCAAAGTAACGTTTCATGTAACCCGGATAAGAGCCATAACATGGACATCAGCAAAGAAATAACGTTTTTCCATCGCTTTTTGAGCCATTAAAACATCTGCTGGTTGGCAAGACGCAGGATAAATCGGACACATCGCAATCATACAGCCAATTTGGAGTTCTGGTGAAATTGCATGACCTAGTTGAACTGCTTTGGCGCTTGCAACCAGTTCATAATGTGCTGCTTGATACATAATTTGTTCCCGATCTTCTCCTGCTGCAAACTTCAGTCCAGAATTAGTAAACGGAGCAAAGTCATCATGATAGTTGGCTTGATTGTTAATTTCATTGAACGTCATCCAATATTTAACTTTATCTTTATAGCGACGAAAGCAAATATCCGCAAAACGTGTAAAGAATTCGATCATTTGTCGGTTTCGCCAACCGCCATATTCTTCAACTAAATGATAAGGCATTTCAAAATGAGATAAAGTGACTACCGGCTCAATACCATACTTCAAACACTCATCAAATAAGTCATCGTAAAATTGCAATCCGTCTTCATTAGGTGAATCTTCGTCTCCACGCGGAAAAATTCTGGTCCAAGCAATCGATGTCCGAAAACATTTAAAACCCATTTCCGCAAATAGAGCAATATCTTCCTTATAGTGATGATAAAAATCAATAGCTTCATGATTAGGATAATTTTTACCCGCAATCACTCCCTCAGTGATCTCTCTTGATACACCTGCTTGCGCTGCTGTCATTACATCAGCCACACTAGTTCCCTTACCATCAGTTTGCCAAGCCCCTTCTAGTTGATGGGCAGCAACGGCGCCACCCCAAAGAAACCCTTTTGGTAGTTTACTCATTATAGACCCCCTAAAAAATAATATAGTTTTTTAAATGATAACAATAGCAACCATTTTTCGTTTCATTATTATTACTTAAAGTTACCTTTAACTTCTAAATCCATTATAGATAAACCGCTTTCACGTTTGAATAGAGACTATTTCCTTAACGCTCCGGAAATAATTTAAAATTGAACATAAAGAAGTAAAGAATGAGGGGCGGTTTATGAATCTTTCCTTCAGTTACTTTGTCTGCGCGAATAACGAATTTCAACTTCATAAAAAAAGCTAGCAGAAAAAGTATCCAACACTCTTCCTACTAGCCTTAAAAGATTCATAACATAAAAAAACTTTCCAAAACGACTTAGCGTTTTGGAAAGTTTTCATTATCGTTCTAATCCGAACCGAATTATTTTGGCTCTATAATTTCTAGTGTTGGTAGACAAGAATGATTTTCTTGTAGCCCATACTAGTTTTTTTATATTTTCTGAGCAAAATAGAAAACAGACACCTTGAAAACCCGTAGAATAAAGGTACCAAACAAATATCCAAAGGAGTGTTTCAAGATGTCCATCTCTCATTATACTAAAGAAATCCTAGATATCCTAGACTTAAATCTGACTTTTGAAGAAGATTGTTTCCAAAAAGAAGCCATTAACGGCGTCATTTGTTTTGTCTTTTATGGTCAGCTTTCTTATCGTCCACAAGCCTGTTTTCACTGTGGCGAAGAAGATACGGCTTGTTTAATGAAATGGGGATTCAAGGAAGTGACGATTCAGCTTAACGATGTGAGTGAATACAAAACCTTACTTAAAATGAAGAAACAACGTTTTCG contains:
- a CDS encoding PTS cellobiose transporter subunit IIB, whose translation is MKKALIICAGGMSSSVIAKRTTELFTEQGKEIELDATSATQGATTIEKDKYDLYLVSPQTKMYFDNLKKAADKVNKPIVNIPPQAYVPIPMGIKKLAGVVEENI